The Chordicoccus furentiruminis DNA window AGTACGGTTCACGGACGCTGGGTGTGATGTACAACGCGTGGTACGCGGGGCAGGAACATCAGCAGGAGGAAGCCTGCTATTATGTCTGCTTCAACGCCTACTGGGAGCCGCATGAATTTGCGCTCCCGGACCTGCCCAGGGACTTCGCGTGGAGCCGGCTGTTTTCCACCTGCGGCTCTCTTCCGGAGGCGGACGGCGATGCGCTTCCGGAGGAACAGAAGACGGTGACGGTGCCGGAACGAAGCGTGACGCTGTTTGCCGGCCGCCGTCTTCCGGAGGAGCTGCTTGCGAAGCGGGCGCTGGAAAAACGCGCGGCTTCCAGAAAAAAGGGACGAAGCGCCGTGCGGCGGAAAGGCGAGGAGGCCGGCCTTCCGGCGGAACCGGTTCGTGAGCACGGATCCGGAACGGATCCGGACAAAGTCCCTGCCGACGGCCCGGAAATCCATACGGACAGAGAGAGAGGCGGAATCCGATGAATCCGATCGGACACCTGAAAACCATCACAAGGCATCACCGGCTTGTCTGTTCCTACTGCATGAGAGCCGGACTGATCCGGCAGGGCCTGACACATGACCTCAGCAAGCTTTCGCCCGAGGAGTTTCTGGTGGGCGCGAAGTACTATCAGGGGACACGAAGCCCGAACAACAGGGAGCGGGAGGTCACCGGCGTCTCGCTTGCGTGGCTGCATCACAAAGGACGGAACAAGCACCATTTCGAGTACTGGATCGATTACGATACCGATCAGAGCAGCCCGTATGGACTGCGCGGCGCGCCGATGCCGCGCCGGTATGTGGCGGAGATGATCTTTGACCGGGTCAGCGCAAGCCGGGTCTATCTCGGGGACGCGTACACGGAACGGGCGCCTCTGGAGTATTTCCTCCGCAGCCGCGCGCGCTCCTGGTTCATCCATGAGGAGACGAAGAAGCAGATGGAATATCTTCTCCGGATGTGGGCGGAGAAGGGAGAGGATTATACGGTCGGATTCATACGGTATGTCTTCCTTAAGGGCGAGGGACCGGGGATCGGCCGGAACGGACGTAAGACGCGGCGGCCGTGCCTGAAATGAGAAGAAAAGAGAAAGGAGCCGCCCCGGAGTTGGACAGGAAGCGCAGAGAAGACTATTATGACTTCAGCCTGTTGGCCGTCATCATCCTTCTGACCGGCTTCGGGCTGGTGATGCTCTACAGCACGACATCCTATACGGCGTCTCTGAAGTACGGGAATGACATGTACTTCTTTTCCAGGCA harbors:
- a CDS encoding DUF5662 family protein yields the protein MNPIGHLKTITRHHRLVCSYCMRAGLIRQGLTHDLSKLSPEEFLVGAKYYQGTRSPNNREREVTGVSLAWLHHKGRNKHHFEYWIDYDTDQSSPYGLRGAPMPRRYVAEMIFDRVSASRVYLGDAYTERAPLEYFLRSRARSWFIHEETKKQMEYLLRMWAEKGEDYTVGFIRYVFLKGEGPGIGRNGRKTRRPCLK